One Helianthus annuus cultivar XRQ/B chromosome 12, HanXRQr2.0-SUNRISE, whole genome shotgun sequence genomic region harbors:
- the LOC110895597 gene encoding uncharacterized protein LOC110895597, which produces MGICTSCHSTAVVTAKLILPDGRLQEFIYPTKVHHVLNKNPSIFICNADEMDFDDFVSPIKDHEELQPGQLYFALPLKRLKHPLQPEEMAALAVKASAALAKCSAGQRRKTNICFTTPRVKSSSRVADVETVGLGRRSCRSGGRGGGGGGGGKRGSFRVMLSAIPE; this is translated from the coding sequence ATGGGTATTTGCACTTCTTGCCACTCAACCGCCGTCGTCACCGCAAAACTAATATTACCCGACGGCAGATTACAAGAATTCATCTACCCCACCAAAGTTCACCACGTCCTTAACAAAAACCCTTCAATCTTTATATGCAACGCCGACGAAATGGACTTCGACGACTTCGTTTCGCCCATCAAAGACCATGAGGAGCTTCAACCCGGGCAACTTTACTTTGCCCTTCCCCTTAAAAGGTTGAAGCACCCGCTTCAACCTGAGGAGATGGCCGCATTGGCCGTCAAGGCCAGCGCCGCACTGGCAAAATGCAGTGCTGGCCAGCGTCGTAAAACAAATATTTGTTTCACGACGCCGCGGGTTAAAAGTTCTAGTAGGGTGGCGGATGTTGAGACTGTCGGGTTGGGCCGGAGGAGTTGCCGTAGTGGCGGtcgtggtggcggtggtggtggtggtgggaagAGGGGGAGCTTTAGGGTTATGTTGAGTGCTATACCGGAGTGA